The following proteins are encoded in a genomic region of Phycodurus eques isolate BA_2022a chromosome 11, UOR_Pequ_1.1, whole genome shotgun sequence:
- the hs3st1l1 gene encoding heparan sulfate (glucosamine) 3-O-sulfotransferase 1-like1 — protein MECFLASAFFFVLQTFAAPPQTVVSLNGIDLNNNEDAALSPPPGMSKRPPHSIIIGVRKGGTRALLEMLDIHPEVAAAATEVHFFDWDENYSKGLQWYRELMPYSYPHQITVEKTPGYFTSTLAPERICAMNSSIKLLLILRDPAERVISDYTQVYFNRLENHKPVQAIENLLVRNGALNTRYKAIQRSLYDIHMHNWLRHFPLKQIHIVDGDLLIHDPLPELQKVERFLNLPPRIVSSNFYFNQTKGFYCIRSDGRERCLHESKGRPHPVVNSTVLQQLRSYLQEHNRTFFRLVKRTFNWQ, from the coding sequence ATGGAATGCTTCCTGGCATCTGCCTTTTTTTTCGTTCTCCAAACGTTTGCTGCCCCACCTCAGACAGTCGTTAGTTTGAACGGAATAGATCTTAACAACAATGAAGATGCGGCCTTGTCTCCTCCACCGGGGATGAGCAAAAGACCCCCACATAGCATTATAATTGGGGTGCGCAAGGGAGGTACAAGAGCCCTGCTGGAAATGCTCGACATACACCCCGAGGTCGCTGCTGCTGCAACTGAGGTGCATTTCTTTGACTGGGACGAGAACTATTCCAAAGGCTTACAGTGGTACCGTGAGCTGATGCCCTACTCGTACCCTCACCAGATAACAGTCGAGAAGACCCCAGGATACTTCACGTCGACTCTTGCACCCGAACGCATTTGCGCGATGAACTCATCCATAAAGCTGCTCCTGATCTTACGCGACCCGGCCGAGCGGGTCATCTCAGACTACACGCAGGTGTACTTCAACCGGCTGGAGAACCACAAGCCAGTTCAAGCCATCGAAAACCTTCTAGTGCGAAACGGTGCCCTGAATACCCGCTACAAGGCCATTCAGCGGAGCCTCTACGATATCCACATGCACAACTGGCTGCGTCATTTCCCCCTGAAACAGATTCATATAGTTGATGGGGATTTGCTTATTCATGACCCCTTGCCAGAACTTCAAAAAGTGGAGCGGTTTCTCAACTTGCCACCCAGGATAGTCTCTTCCAACTTCTACTTCAACCAGACAAAGGGTTTTTACTGTATTCGAAGTGACGGTCGGGAGCGATGTCTGCACGAGTCGAAGGGACGGCCGCACCCTGTGGTCAACAGTACGGTGCTCCAACAACTCCGTTCTTACCTGCAGGAGCACAACAGAACCTTCTTCAGGCTGGTGAAGCGCACATTCAATTGGCAATAA